In Falco biarmicus isolate bFalBia1 chromosome 5, bFalBia1.pri, whole genome shotgun sequence, a single genomic region encodes these proteins:
- the NUP37 gene encoding nucleoporin Nup37 isoform X1 has product MKQDSTRNTAYTVDCEDYVHVVKFNPFDSGDACSLIAYGGNNYVVVGTCRFQEEDAEVEGMQYKTLRMFHHGIRVDAIAWSPETRLDALPPQIRFCTAASDKKLRLFTSDLQDKNEFKTFDGHSDYINDLVFAPKEGQEVASVSDDHTCRVWDLEGNEKAHFVLRSPGMSVCWHPEEAFKLMVAEKNGTIRFYDLITQQAILSLECEQTPLMSADWCLKNTLKIGAVAGSDWLIWDITCSSYPQDKRPVHLDRARLFRWSRVNENLFATTGYPGKTTSQLLVHHLGHPQPILTGTAAVGSGLTWHRTLPLCAVGGDHKIFFWVTEM; this is encoded by the exons atgaagcaagaTTCTACTAGAAACACTGCTTACACTGTGGATTGTGAAGATTATGTGCACGTGGTAAAATTCAATCCATTTGATAGTGGAGATGCATGTTCCCTCATTGCATATGGTGGTAATAACTACGTAGTTGTTGGGACATGTAGATTTCAG GAGGAGGATGCAGAAGTGGAAGGCATGCAATATAAGACACTAAGAATGTTTCATCATGGAATCCGAGTTGATGCCATAGCATGGAGTCCAGAAACTAGACTTGACGCTTTACCTCCCCAGATAAG GTTTTGTACTGCGGCTTCTGATAAGAAGTTAAGGCTATTTACGTCAGACCTGCAGGATAAGAATGAATTTAAG ACATTTGATGGCCACTCAGATTACATTAATGATCTGGTGTTTGCTCCCAAAGAAGGTCAGGAAGTTGCAAGTGTAAGTGACGACCACACCTGCAG ggTTTGGGATTTGGAAGGAAATGAGAAGGCCCATTTTGTTTTACGTTCTCCTGGAATGAGTGTTTGCTGGCATCCTGAGGAGGCTTTTAAG CTGATGGTAGCAGAGAAGAATGGAACAATCCGATTCTATGATCTAATTACACAGCAAGCCATCCTCTCCCTAGAGTGTGAACAGACGCCGCTGATGTCAGCAGactggtgtttaaaaaatactcttaaaatTGGAGCAGTTGCTGGAAGTGATTGGCTAATCTGGGATATCACTTGCTCCAG TTATCCACAGGATAAAAGACCTGTCCATCTTGATCGAGCCAGATTATTCAG gTGGTCCCGAGTAAATGAAAATCTGTTTGCAACCACTGGATATCCAGGAAAGACAACTAGTCAACTGCTTGTTCATCATTTAGGACATCCCCAG cccATTCTTACTGGCACTGCAGCTGTAGGATCTGGTTTGACATGGCATAGAACTCTTCCATTATGTGCAGTTGGAGGAGATcataaaattttcttctgggtaactgaaatgtaa
- the NUP37 gene encoding nucleoporin Nup37 isoform X2 encodes MQYKTLRMFHHGIRVDAIAWSPETRLDALPPQIRFCTAASDKKLRLFTSDLQDKNEFKTFDGHSDYINDLVFAPKEGQEVASVSDDHTCRVWDLEGNEKAHFVLRSPGMSVCWHPEEAFKLMVAEKNGTIRFYDLITQQAILSLECEQTPLMSADWCLKNTLKIGAVAGSDWLIWDITCSSYPQDKRPVHLDRARLFRWSRVNENLFATTGYPGKTTSQLLVHHLGHPQPILTGTAAVGSGLTWHRTLPLCAVGGDHKIFFWVTEM; translated from the exons ATGCAATATAAGACACTAAGAATGTTTCATCATGGAATCCGAGTTGATGCCATAGCATGGAGTCCAGAAACTAGACTTGACGCTTTACCTCCCCAGATAAG GTTTTGTACTGCGGCTTCTGATAAGAAGTTAAGGCTATTTACGTCAGACCTGCAGGATAAGAATGAATTTAAG ACATTTGATGGCCACTCAGATTACATTAATGATCTGGTGTTTGCTCCCAAAGAAGGTCAGGAAGTTGCAAGTGTAAGTGACGACCACACCTGCAG ggTTTGGGATTTGGAAGGAAATGAGAAGGCCCATTTTGTTTTACGTTCTCCTGGAATGAGTGTTTGCTGGCATCCTGAGGAGGCTTTTAAG CTGATGGTAGCAGAGAAGAATGGAACAATCCGATTCTATGATCTAATTACACAGCAAGCCATCCTCTCCCTAGAGTGTGAACAGACGCCGCTGATGTCAGCAGactggtgtttaaaaaatactcttaaaatTGGAGCAGTTGCTGGAAGTGATTGGCTAATCTGGGATATCACTTGCTCCAG TTATCCACAGGATAAAAGACCTGTCCATCTTGATCGAGCCAGATTATTCAG gTGGTCCCGAGTAAATGAAAATCTGTTTGCAACCACTGGATATCCAGGAAAGACAACTAGTCAACTGCTTGTTCATCATTTAGGACATCCCCAG cccATTCTTACTGGCACTGCAGCTGTAGGATCTGGTTTGACATGGCATAGAACTCTTCCATTATGTGCAGTTGGAGGAGATcataaaattttcttctgggtaactgaaatgtaa